The genomic stretch ataagagcatctctaagagatgatgtattttacatcacATGTTTTTGCTCTTTTTGTTGTTTTTAAATCACCTGTTTTGCACACAAACGGTCagatgatgtaaaatacatcacCCCTTCTCTGAAAGTGCTCCAGCAGGAGATGTATTTTACATCACCATCTAGGTGATGTATATTTGCTATTTGCAAATATATGGATGAACTATGATGAATATTATGAAAGAAATGTCATATATGCACACCCAATCCTCTTCCAACCGGTGCATATCAATTTTTCTTCATGGGGACATCATAGTTCGAGGATTTTCCATTTAGAGGTTCATCCAAGAACCCCTCATCCTCCACGTCCATCCCATCGGCGCCACCATCTTCATTCTCCTCTACTTCATACTCTTGTGATGGTGTTTCTTGAACTATGTTGCCGGCCACTCCAACATCCATTGTGTGCAAAAATGTTTCATCGTCGACACTAGAATATCGTAAacaatctctatctcattgcattgCATTTCATTGTGCtggatttcaatttttttgaaattttatacCTCTCTGTCATTTCATTGACCACGTTGTGACCGGCCGGCGACGCGTGCGAGAACACAAGCTCCTCCCCGGCGGGGGGCGGCGGTGCGGCCGGTGCAGGATTGACGTAGTGAATGGCGGGGTCGGAGGGGCTCTTTCCACGCCCACCGGCCACCTTCGTCTTCGTTCTTGGGGGAGCGGGAGCGGTCGGCATCGACGCGGACGCCGTCGGCGCTGCCCTCTTAGAGCTGGCAGCCTTGGCCTTCACCACGGGTTTCTATCCCCTCGCATTCGGCGGCGCGATACATCACCTGATGCAAATTATACATCGCGATGTAATATTTTGGGCCGTTTTTTCCATCTACTGCTGGAGCTATTTTTCTGCTCCAATGCGATGTAAACGGTAGTTATTTTATATCTACATCATCTCTTGGAGATACTCTAAGTGATTGTTTTATGAAAACAATTAGGCAAACCCGATTCTGGATCTGATAGCATTTTTTTTCCTGAAacaatcaacttgagtgcttgacATGATCATTATCGACAATGATTGTACTCTACCAACCTTCACAAACTCATTTTCTTCGGTCGGGTGGAGTAGATGTCTCGATGGATTGAACTCCTGTCCTGCATTACATGAACTAATAAACCTAAATTACGAGTTCAGTGAAGAGAAAAACTGCCGTGATGAACAATGATAGGTGGATGTACATTACCCTTTCTTTAATCCCACACTCCGCCTCCAATATATCGACCAGTGAATTGACTCAACCACTAGTTTATGTGCAACTAGTAAGTAAATCCTCTGCTTATCGGATGAGAGTACAAAGTGACCTGCAGCTTTCGTTAGTTAATCTAATGCAAGTGTGCACTGTGGCCGTACATAATCTCAAACGGCACTTTCACCTGTTAATCAGTGTGATGGTTACCGGTGTGTGCGTGTTTCCTCTCTCTGAAGTAGCTTACGCTAGAAGGCTTAGAAGTAGAAAGAGAGAGCTGAGCTGAGCCATTTTCTGGGTAGCTAGCACTCAACGTCCACAGAGACGCAATTAGTTCATGCTTTAACCAATTTTCACACAAAAATCTCCATGCAGACGCGCATCTATCGCTCGCCCGATTTTGGAATCTGGAAAGCCAAAATATTAGAACTGAAGAAACCGGAGCAGGTAAGCCACCCACACTCGCACCTCTCTCTTTCTATCAGATATGATTATAATTTTATCGGCATGTAGAAGGCTAAGCTAGGCTACTCCTGTATGAGAGTAACGGTGACACGACACCTGATAATATCTAGGATAAGAAACTATTAACACAGCCTTCTGAAATGGAGTgaatgacaaaaaactaccacaattgtgtCAAACGTGAAAAATACGTCAAATGGTAGGTGGTGTTTGTCACGTTTggcacaattgtggtagttttttgtcattcACTCTCTGAAATAGTCATCTTCTCATCAAGATAGTGGAGAAATAAAAATGGCCAtcaaataacaagtgacaaggatGGATATTCTTACTAACAGAAAACATATTTTGTAATTAGTATGTTCCAGTTGTGTttgatgattttttttatttcgtTTCCAAGTGATTCCACCCACCCCTGGCCCTTGGGAATCTCCGAAGCCAGATATGAACCGAGAGTCCGAGACCAAAAGCTAGAGGTGCCAATGGCAACTTACCAAATGACAGGTATATGAAAtgtagaacaagcaagtgcgtgcgGGTAGGGAGGCCTCTGGGGCTATCCACGATCCCCACCTCGCGCTGAGAGGCTGGACGCTGCGTTGCTTCATCCGGTCCACGTGTCATCATCTGATTGGAGGAGCTAAAAGAGCGAAAACCCTAACCACAATTACTCGCGTGCTGCCGCAGTCTCCACTCGCACTTCCCCTCTCCTCGCTGCCCCTTcgacctccacgccgccgcctcctcacaCGCAACCTTgccgccggtgctgctccacCGGCCTCCCTTGTCTCCTCTCGGCGGAGCTATGCTCGCCACCATTAAGTCCTAGGGGCGGCGGCGCTCTGCTTGGCCCTTCTCGAGGCGATGGCGGGAGGACGTGCTGGTCGTCCGCTTGGTCTGAAGCAGGAGGTAGCTCGAGATTGCGGAAGCGGATCAGGGTGGCGATTGCCTTGCCGGAGCTCTTCAGGTCGCCCTCCGCTCCCCTTTTCCCAGTGTGATTTTTCATATCTTCCCTGATTTGCTTCTCGTTTTTGGCAGCAGATGACCCGTTCTATAGGAGAAGACACATAGAGCGGCGATGGCAACACGGGTCAACGGCATCAGCAACACCGGAGTGCACTCCGGACTACCTTTGCTTCCAGATGTGGGTCTCTCacagggaggaagaagaaaatcatggaaacaaGTTCAGCAGTAGAAACATCACCATGGGTCTGTCTCTTTTTCCTCTCCCCGTCCTTGTCATCTCTCCCCAATTCTTTTGGGTAACTTCTTGCCTTGATTGGATTGGGATCTAGCCATCACAGCGTTACAATTTGTTCTTGCTATTGTTTCAGGTGGATTTGGTGACACAAATGTACATAAGCGAGGACATCATCTTTTTGCTGATTTGCGTGTTGGCTGGCCCGAACTGAGCGACACCCCTAATGCTAACCGATTTATTTTAAGAATCAAGTAAGTACTTTTCTTTTAGATCGAAGGGTGTGATTCTGAACTTGGCACTTTTTTGTGTACTTATAATTTTTCTCATGCGTAATTGTTTCTAAATCAGATATCCAATGGTGGATGTGCTTGCTTCTGATTGCACATATCGCTTTAGAACATGGTATTTTGTTTCTGCTTTTACATTGGCTCATACATGAATGTGGTGCAAAGGCTTGGCAAGGCCGCCAGCGACGAACGGCTGCTGAGTTTGGCAAAGCAGGCGGTGCTCCGGTCAGGGTACCTTGTCACGTAAATCATCATTAGTGGTATGCCCATCTGTTGGTGTTTTTTGGGAGTGTTCCGTTTCAGGTCTGGGTGCGTATGATTTTAATTTATTTTGCGTGTATGTGCATGACGCAAATGAGAAGGATGACATGATAACGGAAGATTTCGACAGGTTTGCCTCCATCATCAGGAGGGTGGAGAGCTCGCGCAAGCTCGGTATGGTCACAGATCATCATCTCTCGCTCTTGCAACCCACGCTTATTTTCTCTACCAGATTTAGTAGATGATTTAGGGGTTAAAAAAGAATAGCATATCTGTTGGTCTACCTTAAAGAATAGCGAAACAAATGGAGCGTTTTGTTTTTAATGGATTTAGATTTACTTAAATAGTAATGTATGAATCCACCATTTATTACTGTATGAAAGTGGCACTCTTCAAGAACCAAATATGTCTAGGTGCTCAGACATGAGATATGGTATCAGCATACattatttatgtttcatgaaataatcATAGCTTTATCTTTCAAAATTTTAAGCCAGTTTCATGGCGTCACGTCGACAAGCTATAGAGCAAATCACATAGACATTTTCAGAGAATTACAAGCATGAGCGTAAATTTAATTTTCTGTCAAATATCTTATGGTTCTTCCTTGTTTTATTTTAGGGTTTCTGAAGTTTCTTCAGTTCTGCATCATACAGTAGAATGTGGTTGACTATAGCAGTATGCTTGTTGCTAGAGATCGAAAAAGCAGAAATGAAGCCAAAACCTCATTACTCTATTTTCGTATTATATCTAGAGTTTATTTCTGTTACAATGCTACTTGCACAGCATAATTGTTCTGCCCAGTTCTTACTTTGTTTGTCGTATGTTTTTGGTTATGTAGTAACGATCTGTATACTTGGTatgctgttttctttttctgaaacAATGTTCCTTATGCTCTGCTAGCTCGATTGCATGCTAAAGCCAATACTTCCATCAAGGAAAGTATTGATGTTTGGAGGAAGAGACAAGATAAGCTATAAAATGGTTTGCCCTTATGATGTATTTCTCTCCTACCATCATGCTTACTGTAGATTGTTTTCCAAGTAGCGGGGTTCTGTTTTTTTACTGTATCTCATATGTTACTGCTACAATTTTTTGTAATATTGTTGACCGCATCTTGGGTATGCCTTTGCTAGATCGTAGATAGTTCATCCCTCATGAAGCATGTCCAATATGTAGATGTGCTCTCTCGGTGGTCTCATGAGAGGTGCAACCTTACTGTGCCCTTCATGAGAGATCATGGAGATCGGTTAGTTGGCAAGTAAATCTTCTATTGATTTGTATCTTATTTTGTAATGAGGTGGCTACCCCGACGTCGATAGCTTTAGTTTGCCTAGAGTTTGTACCTGAATGCCGGTAGCTTCGGTGTGCAAGTGTTAGCACCTGAACATTTTCTCTCGTTTAAATTTTACAACACTATGTTTTGTGTGTAAAATTTTGTTTTTTCCTTTCTAATGGAAATTGCTTCAAGATCAACCAGTGCGGAATTAGAATGATTGCTTTACAACTTCAGTATGTAACTTATATTGGTTTTTCCTGTCTTAAGGAAATAGTTTCAAAATCAACAAGAGCTGAACTGGGGTCAACAATATTGCTTTACAACTCTGGTGTGTCTTAGAAGGAAGAATTCTAAAGCATGAGAAGTTTATTAATATAGAACTTGATAGAACCTGACAAATTATAAGTAAGTTGCATTGCACAACTATTGGAAATTGTATAATAAAAAAATATACAGGAAATCTTTCTCTACACAGAATACGAGGATAATGCGCAGTAATTTGATACTTATGCATTTATATAATATCATAGGAACCACCAGAATGGAAAGAGAATGCAGTTTAGGCAGGATATCTTCTATATAAAAAGCAAAATTGGGGCCCTAGAGATCTTTTGTTTCTTGTGAAAAACTGAATTCCCAACATACCTTTTTTGTCATGAATATGGACCTGTTTGCGTCATGACCATTTCGTCAGATTATTCGTGATCCCTTTTCTCTTGATTGTCTGAAAAGTAATCCCCATGTAAATGTCACTTGACTCAGGGTGGAGGGAGTGCATGGGGGACTGCCTACTGATCTTAGTTACACCATGATGTTGGCCCACGAGTATCAATGATATCATAGAATTTGTGAATATATTTGAGCAAAAGTGCCTGATTCCCAAGAACCGGGTTCTGAACTCCCACTTCTCTTTGGTTTTTACAAGCTAGCTCACAAGACATCAGGTTATTTGTTTGGTGCATGGCTCCCATATGGTTGCCTTTATAATGTAAttttttggttttcttttcttatttaagTACTATTTTCCTTCATTTTCATTCTCTATTTGTAGACTGCAGCCTCAGCCGTGTCCACTTTGCACTTTCCGGTCTTTCATTGTAGCCTTAAATGCTGTCGTTCGTGCTCGTTGCTGCTGCTTCATTTCTTTCAGTGAGTATTTTGTTGTGGTTTCACGTCAAATACTCACAACAGGACAACACATGCCTGGGTTGTTACCACTTACCAtccgtctctcacatccaatataTGTATGGGACGTGGTGGTAAAATACATGGTCCAGGCCATGATATATTTATTGGTGCTTTCTTGTTCATGATGCTCACACTTCCCCTGCTACATCTATTCCGGAGATTAAATTTTCCTTCAACCTATGCCTAAATATATCATTTTGGGAGTATTGCAAATTAGTGCTTGATGTTTGAAAATATATCTAATTATATACCTTGCTTAAATCCTAAAACTTGATGGTATGTTGCAGGTCCGCAAAAAAGTCTGATTGAACCATGGCTCAGAAAATGCGTTCTGCTGATATATTTTGCtcaatatgaatgatatgtcctGATGATGTACATTAGGGGCTGCTTCATTTTTAAGTACAAATCTAAGTGAACTATCAAGGTTCCTCATTTAACATGTTTATGATCTCAACAACTTTATAAATTGTCTTGTGCTGATAAATTTTTATTAGTAATTATGGAGGTAGTGCGAAGAACAATTGTCTGCTCACCTGAAATTGTCGCATCGTTCTCAGAATGTGTTACGTGGACTGTCTCCCATTACCTACTTTGCATCCAGTTGCAACAAAAGAAGCGTATCTGCTCTGGCTTTCTACCGGTTGACTAATGATCTGTATGAGGAACACTATTATCCCTGTCTCATTCTTTCCTCTGAATCAAGAGAATACCATCTCTCCGGCTATATCGGATTCGGTATCACTACTAAAAAGGGAGGCAACAAGGGCATGTTTTCTAAGCAAGCACCAGATGTCCAACATTTGCTATCAAGGTAACCTTTTTGGCAATTGTATCTTCCATTGTTATTAGGTGGATAGTTATTTTTTATTTAATGAACTTGTTAATTGCTATTTAAAGTATTGGATCTGTGCATTGGTTTGTGTGTTTCTCAAATGTTGTATTTATATGGTTAAACTACTCTCAGTGATGTATCCATTATTGTGATGACTAAGTCAGTTTTCAGGATCTTAGTCTAAGCACTTCTACGATATTACCATAACAACTGTCAGGTTtgtttggcttatttttctttggTGAGGGCTTCCATTGTTATTACCTAGATGGCTATTGTCAAGCTCTTACTTTTATTTATATCAGTTTCTTCAGTTAGTAACTTAGTATGTTTGTATACCTACCTATAAATATGACAAGTTGCAGAATTTCCAAAAGCAATTTTAGCCCACGCCTTGATTATAAATTATCGATACCGACTTGTGTTGTTTATGTTGGGTTCATAAGTCAGGTGTTACAAACCTGCTCTTGTCCAGTTCGCGCACTTCTTTTTCTGTGGATTTTGCTATCAAAATCTGTCCCAGTGGCCCTGAATttcctttgtgtttcttttgTATAGGTGGCAGATGTTGAATTCAATATAGCCAATGAGAAGTTCATGCTAAAAAGGTGGTACTGTTTACTCCCGCTGGGACCTCAATTTACTCTTGGCCACGATTTAGTGTGATACCAGCAGACTGAGTTGTATTTGTGTTTGCCTAAAATGTGGAGTTTTTCTATGTGTTACTATACACAATATTGTAACTTTGGTTTATTAATAATTTTGGAAGTGGCCTAAAGTTCTTATACCTTGGACTTTAAATTCCATGGGATGTTGCGTTGTCTGCTTGCCTAGAAACTGTAAAGTGAACTGTAGTGGTTAAAAATGCCAGAATGAGTTCCGATGTGGATGCAAGACCACGGAGGAGGCAAGCCAAGGGAACCCGTATTGGACGTTGAATTATTTGTCATTGGATTGGGATTTGGGCGTTGAATTATTTGTTATTGGACTGGGATTAGATCGCACAACTCcagtgaggaggcgccccatggggcgccccaaccactagtgctTTACAATGTGCTTAAACAACAGGCCGGCCAGTGACCTAGGTAGGATCAAGAGTGTTTGTGACCACACATTCGgttatggtgtgtgtgtgtgtgtttttttttttgagaatttggtTATGGTGTGTTGTGATCCCGTAGTTTCGGAGGTGTACTAGCAACATTATTGTACAATATACTACCAACGTTTCTTAAAATATAAAACGTATTGGGAGTTTAAATTAAACTACCAAGACATGTTATGTTTTGGAACGAAGGTTGTTATTTTTGTCGAGCACAAATTAGCTGAATAAGAATCATCTTTATGCAACCTCGGTATGATTGCAAAATCGTTAATATATATTTCAACTCGTGCAAACCACTTCTACCAAATCCTTGCCGCAAGCCATATCGAGGTTGATGTACAATTATCGTTTATTAATCCTAGGTGGATGACCTAACCTCTATTCCTCTGCTTCTAACCCATGGTGTGCTCACATTTTCTTCCCTAGGCTAGCAGTTAACGTCCATAGTAACTGTACGCAAAAGAAGTATCCGGGCTGTACATTAGGGATGCAAAGCGGCACCCGTACCATGGTTAGTTTAAGGTTTAAACTAGCCCATGATTTTGCGGAATTATGCGGATGTCCGCTTGCAACCCTGCTGAACACAACTTGTTTCCAAAAGAGACTCCTAACTTGTCAAcaaccacaatacaagaagttTTTGTACAggagtttttttttgttaatttgttaATTTCACATATGGTGAAGTATGGGTGAGATACAAGTACCACATCTTATCTGTACTTCAAACCTAACCAATTCCAATAGGCATTGTTCCCGGGTTTCAGTTTTCTGAATTGTATACCAATGCCATTCAGATCCTCTTGCGTGGCTGGATACCCTAACCCGccccctcctctcccgccccTCTCCCGGACGGCGGCGGAACTCCTCCTCCCCTCGCGCCCCACAGCCTCCCGTCGCGAGTCGCCCCTCCGCCGATGCTGTTGTCGGCTGATgactcacaagtataggggatcacaacagtcttcgagggaagtaaaacccaaatttattgattcgagagaaggggagccaaataatatttataagttttaacagatgagttgtcaattcgcctgcacctggaaatagacttgctcgcaacaatttatcagtagtaacagtttatagcagtggtagtagtgaaataacaaaacaacagtagcgatgattgcagtagacaacaagattaaaatactgtaaaCACACGGATGGATGAATGGACGCTGCATGAATGAGATAGTTcatataatagcaagacatagggatggcaagtaataatgatataagcatcctagtataatataaccataggcgtgtgttcctacttagtcatgcgtgctcgcaatgagaaacttgcataacatcttttatcctaccagcccgttgcagcgggacctcaagggaaactactggtaattaaggtactccttttaatatagtaccggagcaaagcattaacactccgtgaacacacatgatcctcacatcatagccatcccctccgatTATCCCAATTATTTTCACTTTGGGGTCTCGGGTTTCGGATAACGATATGCGTATACAACTTGCACGTATGatcaaaaataataattatcatcatgaatcaattacATGTTCAgacctgagatcatggcacttgggCCCAAAGTGAGAAGCATTAagcatagtgatacgtctccgacgtatcgataatttcttatgttccatgccacattattgatgttatctacatgttttatgcacactttatgtcatattcgtgcattttctggaactaacctattaacaagatgccgaagtgccagtccctgttttctgctgtttttggtttcagaaatcctagtaaggaaatattctttgaatcggacgaaatcaagacccaggttcctatttttcccggaaccatccagaacacccgagagccgccagagggaagccctgggggccccacaccacaccccggcgcggccggaggggggccgcgccgccctatggtgtggtggccccgagcccctccgaggctgcccttccgcctatttaaagcctccgtcgcgaaaaccctatgacgaaggacgaaacccacgaaaccttccgcagccgccgccatcgcgaagccaagatccgggggacaggagtctctcgttccggcacgctgccggagcggggaagtgcccccggaaggcttctccatcgacaccgctgccatctccaccgccatcttcatcaccgctgctgctcccatgaggagggagtagttctccatcgaggctcggggctgtaccggtagctatgtggttcatctctctcctatgtacttcaatacaataatctcatgagttgccttacatgattgagattcatatgacgatgcttgtaatctagatgtcattatgctagtcaagtgagttttacttatgtgatctccggagactccttgtcccacgtgtgtaaaggtgacagtgtgtgtgcaccgtgtgggtctcttaggctatatttcacataatacttactcactattatgaatggcgtagtgaagtgcttatttatatctctttatgattgcaatgtgttttgtatcacaatttatctatgtgctactctagcaatgttattaaagtagttttattcctcctgcacggtgtaatggtgacgagtgtgtgcatccgtgttagtacttggcgtatgctatgattatgatctcttgtagattatgaagttaactattgctatgatggtattgatgtgatctattcctcctacatagtgtgaaggtgacagtgtgcatactatgtgacaaggtattaacttatcaatgcctatggattgtaggctagggttttagttagaagtagagggcaagtagatctcgaaggtttcagccgaaaagtactcgacgattatgaaaactagggtttgcagacaatgattcgatgatctcttcgtccctcgactccccctttatataggaggtgaagccgagggtttcgtttcgtacaagttacgcagtccggaCAGCTTCTAACTCATNNNNNNNNNNNNNNNNNNNNNNNNNNNNNNNNNNNNNNNNNNNNNNNNNNNNNNNNNNNNNNNNNNNNNNNNNNNNNNNNNNNNNNNNNNNNNNNNNNNNctcaactcatactttccggatacttaatcccacctttataaccacccatttacgcgatggcgtttgatgtaatcaaagtacctttccggtataagtgatttacatgatctcatggtcgaaaggactaggtaactatgtatcgaaagcttatagcaaaaaacttaatgacgtgatcttatgctatgcttaattgggtgtgtccattacatcattcatataatgacataaccttgttattaataacatccaatgttcatgatcacgaaaccatgatcatctattaatcaacaagctagttatacaagaggcttactagggactccttgttgttcacataacacacatgtatcaatgtttcggttaatacaattatagcatggtatgtaaacattatcataaacacaaagatatattataataaccattttattattgcctcttgggcatatctccaacagtataccgactattccttgttctattaagaataattatgttagaactgctctatgtgatttgggagcgggtgttagtgtcatgcctttttctctttacaagagactttatttagataagttgataccgactgatatatctttgcaaatggctgataaatctactgctattcctgttggtatatgtgaggatgttcctattcaagtta from Lolium rigidum isolate FL_2022 chromosome 4, APGP_CSIRO_Lrig_0.1, whole genome shotgun sequence encodes the following:
- the LOC124705740 gene encoding uncharacterized protein LOC124705740, which codes for MAGGRAGRPLGLKQEVARDCGSGSGWRLPCRSSSDDPFYRRRHIERRWQHGSTASATPECTPDYLCFQMWVSHREEEENHGNKFSSRNITMGGFGDTNVHKRGHHLFADLRVGWPELSDTPNANRFILRIK